One window from the genome of Hemitrygon akajei chromosome 4, sHemAka1.3, whole genome shotgun sequence encodes:
- the drd5a gene encoding D(1B) dopamine receptor — translation MPWKAVTEVVTYWPFGSRFCDVWVASDIMCSTASILNLCVISVDRYWAISSPFLYQRRMTHRAALVMIAVTWALSLLISFLPVQFHWHSSPAEQSAAPNSTESCDSSLNRTYAISSSLVSFYIPVTVMLVTYTRIYRIAQLQIRRIASLERAAERARNCCRDERQARQPVQHPGALKSSFRKETKVLKTLSIIMGVFVCCWMPFFILNCMAPFCDRRSPSAAPGLPCVSETTFDIFVWFGWTNSALNPVVYAFNAEFRKAFSSLLGCRDFCSNNQVQTVNISNQLVSYNQDTAFHKEMVTAYVTMIPNVMDCMEDNQIFDRVSQILATNELATDSVSEVEGNADLSLDKITPFTSNGLH, via the coding sequence ATGCCCTGGAAAGCGGTGACAGAAGTCGTCACTTACTGGCCGTTCGGGAGCAGATTCTGCGATGTCTGGGTGGCTTCGGACATCATGTGCTCGACAGCGTCCATCCTGAACCTGTGTGTGATCAGCGTGGACAGGTACTGGGCAATCTCCAGCCCGTTCCTTTACCAGCGCAGAATGACTCACAGGGCTGCCCTGGTGATGATCGCCGTGACATGGGCGCTGTCGCTGCTCATCTCCTTCCTGCCCGTGCAATTCCACTGGCACAGCAGCCCAGCCGAGCAGTCGGCAGCGCCCAACAGCACCGAAAGCTGCGACTCCAGTCTCAACAGGACCTACGCGATCTCCTCTTCCCTGGTCAGCTTCTACATCCCCGTGACCGTCATGCTGGTCACTTACACGCGGATCTACAGGATCGCTCAGCTCCAAATCCGGCGCATCGCCTCGCTGGAGAGAGCGGCCGAACGTGCCCGGAACTGCTGCCGGGATGAGCGGCAGGCTCGGCAGCCGGTGCAGCATCCCGGCGCGCTGAAGAGTTCCTTCAGGAAAGAGACCAAAGTCTTGAAGACGCTCTCCATCATCATGGGGGTCTTTGTTTGCTGTTGGATGCCTTTTTTCATCCTGAACTGTATGGCCCCTTTCTGCGACCGGCGCTCCCCGTCCGCCGCTCCCGGGCTACCGTGTGTCAGCGAAACCACCTTTGACATCTTCGTGTGGTTCGGCTGGACCAACTCCGCCCTCAACCCGGTTGTCTACGCTTTCAACGCCGAGTTCCGCAAAGCTTTCTCCAGCCTGCTGGGTTGCCGAGACTTCTGCTCCAACAACCAAGTGCAGACGGTGAACATTAGCAACCAGCTTGTGTCCTACAACCAGGACACGGCCTTCCACAAGGAGATGGTTACGGCCTATGTCACCATGATTCCCAATGTAATGGACTGCATGGAAGACAACCAGATCTTTGACAGGGTGTCCCAGATCTTGGCCACCAATGAGTTAGCCACGGATTCCGTTTCCGAAGTGGAGGGAAATGCAGACTTGTCTTTAGATAAAATCACGCCTTTTACCTCGAATGGTTTGCACTGA